Proteins co-encoded in one Afipia sp. P52-10 genomic window:
- the pgeF gene encoding peptidoglycan editing factor PgeF, whose amino-acid sequence MMLESLLLSTVPGIRHAFFTRAGGVSAGIYAGLNGGLGSNDDPDKVQENRQRMAAALAVAPDKLLTLYQVHSPDVVVVDRPWDTAARPKADAMVTKVPGVALGVTTADCGPVLFVDPTAKVIGAAHAGWKGALTGVLESTLDAMETLGASRDGVIAAIGPMIRQRNYEVGLDFISRFEEADVDNARFFASASRHGHAMFDLAGYIHARLQKAGVLMVDDLDLCTYADEASFYSYRRSTHRKEPDYGRHVHAIVLDG is encoded by the coding sequence ATGATGCTGGAATCCTTGTTGCTGTCGACGGTGCCGGGCATCCGGCATGCCTTCTTCACCCGCGCGGGCGGTGTGTCCGCGGGCATCTATGCGGGACTGAACGGCGGGCTTGGGTCGAACGACGACCCGGACAAGGTGCAAGAGAACCGGCAGCGGATGGCGGCAGCGCTCGCGGTGGCACCGGATAAGTTGCTGACGCTGTATCAGGTGCATTCGCCGGACGTGGTGGTGGTCGATCGGCCTTGGGACACGGCCGCGCGGCCGAAGGCCGATGCGATGGTGACGAAGGTGCCGGGTGTCGCGCTCGGTGTGACCACCGCGGATTGCGGGCCGGTCCTGTTCGTCGATCCCACGGCGAAGGTGATCGGCGCCGCCCATGCCGGTTGGAAGGGTGCGCTGACGGGCGTGCTGGAAAGCACGCTCGATGCGATGGAGACCTTGGGCGCCTCCCGCGATGGCGTGATCGCGGCGATTGGGCCGATGATCCGCCAGCGCAACTACGAGGTCGGCCTCGACTTCATCAGCCGCTTCGAGGAGGCGGACGTGGACAACGCGCGCTTCTTCGCCTCGGCCTCGCGCCATGGCCATGCGATGTTCGATTTGGCCGGGTACATCCATGCCCGGTTGCAGAAGGCGGGGGTGCTGATGGTCGATGACCTGGATCTCTGCACCTATGCCGACGAGGCGAGCTTCTACAGCTACCGCCGCTCGACCCATCGCAAGGAGCCGGATTATGGCCGCCACGTCCACGCCATCGTGCTGGACGGCTGA
- a CDS encoding mandelate racemase/muconate lactonizing enzyme family protein, which yields MIVSNGIADKAIISKVDAIHVAVPYSYDRPASSNRSAIWPTIDTVLVRIETDTGLVGWGEAFGFMACATTKRAIDTLIAPLCVGRDATDIAGLMDELFRKLHLYGRSGPVLYGLSGIDTALWDIAGKIAGKPLHRLLSDAPAPVTELPAYASLLRYGDVETVARSSRRALAQGFSAIKLHEIGAAEVAACRAAIGPDAALMIDMNCPWSCEEALAMAKAFAPSNPAWMEEPIWPPDDFTAMAAFTAGTPIKLAAGENAGSLEEFERLIDVGRVAIIQPSVNKVGGISQMMRIINLAQARGVAVAPHSPYFGPGLAATVHLIAARLPDSMVEWYFCELAARPFGGAINASNGRVRVPQAPGLGVGPDEAAIERFRVA from the coding sequence GTGATCGTCAGCAATGGGATCGCCGACAAGGCGATCATCAGCAAGGTGGATGCCATCCACGTCGCGGTCCCCTACAGCTATGACCGTCCCGCGTCGTCCAACCGATCGGCAATCTGGCCGACCATCGATACCGTGCTGGTCCGCATCGAGACCGACACCGGCCTCGTCGGCTGGGGCGAAGCCTTCGGCTTCATGGCCTGTGCGACGACGAAGCGCGCGATCGACACATTGATTGCACCACTCTGCGTCGGCCGCGATGCGACCGACATCGCAGGGCTGATGGACGAGTTGTTCCGCAAGCTGCATCTCTATGGCCGCAGCGGTCCGGTGCTGTACGGCTTGTCTGGTATCGATACCGCACTCTGGGACATCGCCGGCAAGATCGCGGGCAAGCCGCTCCACCGGCTGCTGTCCGATGCGCCTGCGCCAGTCACCGAGCTGCCCGCCTATGCGAGCCTGCTGCGCTATGGCGACGTCGAGACGGTCGCGCGATCGTCGCGCCGAGCGCTGGCGCAAGGCTTCAGCGCGATCAAGCTGCACGAGATTGGCGCTGCGGAAGTGGCCGCCTGCCGGGCCGCGATCGGACCCGACGCGGCGCTGATGATCGACATGAACTGCCCGTGGTCGTGCGAGGAAGCGCTGGCGATGGCGAAAGCTTTCGCGCCGTCCAATCCGGCCTGGATGGAAGAGCCGATCTGGCCGCCGGATGATTTCACAGCAATGGCGGCGTTCACGGCCGGGACACCGATCAAGCTCGCAGCGGGCGAGAATGCCGGCTCGCTCGAGGAGTTCGAGCGGCTGATCGACGTCGGCCGCGTCGCGATCATCCAGCCCAGCGTCAACAAGGTCGGCGGCATCTCGCAGATGATGCGCATCATCAATCTCGCGCAGGCGCGCGGCGTCGCGGTGGCACCGCATTCGCCTTACTTCGGCCCGGGCCTGGCCGCGACCGTGCATCTGATCGCGGCGCGGCTGCCGGACAGCATGGTGGAATGGTATTTCTGCGAACTGGCCGCGCGTCCGTTCGGCGGCGCCATCAATGCCAGCAACGGACGCGTACGCGTGCCGCAAGCGCCGGGCCTTGGCGTCGGCCCCGACGAAGCCGCGATCGAACGCTTCCGGGTGGCGTGA
- the ychF gene encoding redox-regulated ATPase YchF, with protein MGFKCGIVGLPNVGKSTLFNALTETAAAQAANYPFCTIEPNVGEVAVPDPRLEKLAALAKSQQIIPTRLTFVDIAGLVRGASKGEGLGNQFLANIREVDAIAHVVRCFEDSDITHVEGKIDPIADIETIETELMLADLDSLEKRVDNLTKKARGNDKEAKELLELVNRSLALLREGKPARMVERKAEEERSFRMLGLMTSKPVVYVCNVEEGSAKDGNAFSQKVQQRAKEEGAVAVVISAKIESEIATLSRAERAEFLETLGLEEAGLDRLIRAGYDLLHLITYFTVGPKEARAWTISRGTKAPQAAGVIHTDFERGFIRSETIAYEDYVALGGEAGARDAGKLRLEGKDYVVADGDVLHFRFAT; from the coding sequence ATGGGATTCAAATGCGGCATCGTCGGACTGCCGAATGTCGGCAAGTCGACGCTCTTCAACGCACTGACGGAGACCGCGGCCGCGCAGGCTGCGAACTATCCGTTCTGCACCATCGAGCCGAATGTCGGTGAGGTGGCCGTGCCGGATCCGCGGCTGGAGAAGCTCGCGGCGCTTGCCAAGTCGCAGCAGATCATTCCGACGCGGCTGACCTTCGTCGATATCGCCGGCCTCGTGCGTGGCGCGTCGAAGGGCGAGGGACTCGGCAACCAGTTCCTCGCCAACATCCGCGAGGTCGACGCGATCGCCCATGTGGTGCGGTGCTTCGAGGATTCCGACATCACCCATGTCGAGGGCAAGATCGATCCGATCGCCGACATCGAGACGATCGAGACCGAGCTGATGCTCGCCGATCTCGACAGCCTCGAGAAGCGCGTCGACAATCTCACCAAGAAAGCGCGTGGCAACGACAAGGAAGCGAAGGAGCTGCTCGAACTCGTCAATCGCTCGCTGGCGCTGCTGCGTGAGGGCAAGCCGGCGCGGATGGTCGAGCGCAAGGCCGAAGAGGAGCGCTCGTTTCGCATGCTCGGTCTGATGACGTCGAAGCCGGTCGTCTATGTCTGCAACGTCGAGGAAGGCTCGGCCAAGGACGGCAACGCCTTCTCGCAGAAGGTGCAGCAGCGCGCCAAGGAGGAGGGCGCGGTCGCCGTGGTCATCTCGGCGAAGATCGAATCGGAGATCGCGACGCTCTCCCGCGCCGAACGGGCCGAGTTCCTCGAAACGTTGGGGCTGGAGGAGGCCGGTCTCGACCGGCTGATCCGCGCCGGCTACGACCTCTTGCATCTGATCACCTATTTCACCGTCGGTCCGAAAGAGGCGCGGGCCTGGACTATCAGCCGCGGCACCAAGGCGCCGCAGGCGGCCGGTGTGATCCACACCGACTTCGAGCGCGGCTTCATTCGCAGCGAGACGATTGCGTACGAGGACTACGTCGCGCTCGGCGGCGAGGCGGGCGCGCGCGATGCCGGCAAGCTGCGGCTCGAGGGCAAGGACTACGTCGTCGCCGACGGCGACGTGCTGCATTTCCGCTTCGCCACCTGA
- the pth gene encoding aminoacyl-tRNA hydrolase, which produces MRLFVGLGNPGAKYQGNRHNIGFMAVDEIARRHGFAPWRRRFQGETAEGTLERERVILLKPTTYMNESGQSVGEAAKFFKLGLGDIVVFHDELDLPPAKLRIKVGGGNAGHNGLRSIDAHVGNAFRRIRIGIGHPGVKELVHAYVLNDFAKAERAWVEAMTDAIADNAGLIATGQDASFQNKVHLAMQAKGFGGDDSASK; this is translated from the coding sequence ATGCGTCTCTTTGTTGGGCTCGGCAATCCTGGCGCCAAATACCAGGGGAACCGACACAATATCGGCTTCATGGCCGTCGATGAAATCGCCCGGCGTCATGGATTCGCTCCATGGCGCCGTCGCTTTCAAGGCGAGACCGCCGAAGGCACGCTGGAGCGCGAGCGCGTCATCCTGCTCAAGCCCACGACCTACATGAACGAATCCGGCCAGTCGGTCGGCGAGGCGGCGAAGTTCTTCAAGCTGGGGCTTGGCGATATCGTCGTGTTTCACGACGAGCTCGATCTTCCGCCGGCGAAGCTGCGCATCAAGGTCGGCGGCGGCAATGCAGGGCACAACGGCCTGCGTTCGATCGACGCCCATGTCGGCAACGCGTTTCGCAGGATTCGCATCGGCATCGGTCATCCTGGCGTGAAGGAGCTGGTGCACGCCTACGTGCTGAACGATTTCGCCAAGGCGGAGCGGGCGTGGGTCGAGGCGATGACGGACGCGATCGCCGACAATGCGGGGCTGATCGCGACCGGTCAGGACGCGAGTTTTCAGAACAAGGTGCATCTGGCGATGCAGGCAAAGGGTTTCGGCGGCGACGACAGCGCGTCGAAATAG
- a CDS encoding 50S ribosomal protein L25/general stress protein Ctc, producing MATVRELKATARPKSGKGAARAERRAGRVPAVIYGDNKAPLPISVDDRELRQRIFAGHFLTTIFNIELDGQKHRVIPRDYHLDPVKDFPLHVDFLRLGEGATIRVSVPLHVKGAEVSPGVKRGGTVNIVTHTIDLEASVENIPQFIEVDVSALEINNSVHLSDVGLPTGTKPVSRGDATLVTIVPPSGYAEEQKAAAGAEGAAAAPAAGAAAPAAGAAPAAAKAPAGGGAKK from the coding sequence ATGGCGACCGTCAGGGAATTGAAGGCGACCGCACGTCCGAAGAGCGGCAAGGGGGCCGCCCGGGCAGAGCGTCGCGCCGGCCGGGTTCCGGCCGTGATTTATGGTGACAACAAAGCCCCGCTTCCGATCTCGGTGGACGACCGTGAGCTGCGTCAGCGCATCTTCGCCGGTCACTTCCTCACCACGATCTTCAACATCGAGCTCGATGGCCAGAAGCATCGCGTGATTCCGCGCGACTATCACCTCGATCCGGTCAAGGATTTCCCGCTGCATGTCGATTTCCTTCGCCTCGGCGAAGGCGCGACCATCCGCGTCAGCGTTCCGCTGCATGTGAAGGGCGCCGAAGTCTCGCCGGGCGTGAAGCGCGGTGGCACGGTCAACATCGTCACCCACACGATCGATCTCGAGGCTTCGGTCGAGAACATTCCGCAGTTCATCGAGGTCGATGTCTCGGCGCTCGAAATCAACAACTCGGTCCACCTGTCTGACGTCGGTCTGCCGACCGGCACCAAGCCGGTTTCGCGCGGCGATGCGACGCTCGTGACCATCGTTCCGCCGTCGGGCTACGCTGAGGAGCAGAAGGCTGCTGCGGGTGCCGAAGGCGCCGCTGCTGCGCCCGCGGCTGGTGCCGCTGCACCTGCGGCCGGTGCCGCTCCGGCAGCCGCGAAGGCTCCGGCTGGAGGCGGCGCGAAGAAGTAA